In Phormidium yuhuli AB48, one genomic interval encodes:
- the dusA gene encoding tRNA dihydrouridine(20/20a) synthase DusA has product MMDRTDRHFRFFLRQIARRPLLYTEMLTTGAILHGKRAKLLGFSPQEKPLALQVGGDDPRELAECARIAQDLGYDEVNLNVGCPSDRVQNGNFGACLMQEPQRVAEAIAAMTRAVTIPVTVKHRIGVDECDRYEDMAEFVRIVSEAGCQRFTVHARKAWLKGLSPKENRTVPPLRYEDVYRLKRDFPHLFIEINGGFKDLTQIQEQYQSVDAVMVGRAAYDNPFLLATVDRDIYGDEHPLPTRSQVVEGMLGYCDRWVAHGYKLHSISRHMLQLFTGQPGTKAWKRYLSDHAHVPGAGAEVLMAALAQVPNPDISHA; this is encoded by the coding sequence ATGATGGATCGAACGGATCGCCATTTTCGCTTTTTTCTTCGGCAAATCGCACGCCGCCCCTTGTTATATACAGAAATGTTGACAACAGGGGCGATTTTGCATGGAAAACGGGCCAAACTCTTGGGCTTTTCGCCTCAAGAAAAACCCCTGGCTCTTCAGGTGGGGGGCGATGATCCTCGGGAACTGGCTGAATGCGCCCGCATTGCTCAAGATTTGGGCTATGACGAGGTGAACTTGAATGTGGGCTGTCCCAGCGATCGCGTCCAGAATGGTAATTTTGGGGCCTGTTTGATGCAAGAACCCCAGCGGGTGGCTGAGGCCATCGCCGCGATGACGCGAGCGGTGACGATTCCGGTGACGGTGAAGCATCGCATCGGTGTGGATGAGTGCGATCGCTATGAGGATATGGCGGAGTTCGTGCGCATTGTCTCGGAGGCGGGCTGTCAGCGTTTTACGGTTCATGCTCGTAAGGCTTGGTTGAAGGGACTCAGCCCCAAGGAAAATCGCACCGTTCCCCCCCTACGCTATGAGGATGTCTACCGTCTCAAACGGGATTTTCCCCATCTGTTTATTGAAATCAATGGTGGTTTTAAAGACTTAACCCAGATTCAAGAGCAATATCAGTCTGTGGATGCGGTGATGGTGGGGCGGGCCGCCTATGATAATCCCTTTTTACTGGCGACGGTGGATCGAGATATCTATGGCGATGAGCATCCCCTTCCCACTCGCTCCCAAGTAGTAGAGGGAATGCTCGGCTATTGCGATCGCTGGGTGGCCCATGGCTACAAACTCCACAGTATTTCCCGTCATATGTTGCAACTGTTCACGGGCCAGCCGGGAACGAAGGCCTGGAAACGCTATCTTAGCGATCATGCTCATGTTCCCGGTGCTGGGGCCGAAGTCCTAATGGCGGCCCTGGCCCAGGTTCCCAATCCCGATATCTCTCACGCTTAG